The proteins below come from a single Miscanthus floridulus cultivar M001 chromosome 1, ASM1932011v1, whole genome shotgun sequence genomic window:
- the LOC136500458 gene encoding uncharacterized protein: protein MAAADYDRAYRPYAPPAPAPAGEYDRPYRNEVVPYGDRRLDIVVKPPARSPPPPLPVSTRSGGGGGAGSVWCFSDPEMKRRRRVASYKAYSVEGKVKASFRRGFRWIKAKCSELIHG from the exons ATGGCCGCCGCTGACTACGACCGCGCGTACCGCCCCTACGcgccccccgcccccgcccccgccggtGAGTACGACCGCCCCTACCGCAACGAGGTCGTGCCCTACGGCGACCGGCGCCTCGACATCGTCGTCAAGCCGCCCGccaggtcgccgccgccgccgctgccggtaTCCAcaaggagcggcggcggcggaggggcgGGGTCGGTGTGGTGCTTCAGCGACCCGGAGATGAAGAGGCGGCGGCGGGTGGCGAGCTACAAGGCCTACTCGGTGGAGGGCAAGGTCAAGGCATCGTTCCGCAGGGGGTTCCGCTGGATCAAGGCCAAGTGCTCCGAGCTCATCCATGGCTG A